The Deinococcus radiopugnans ATCC 19172 genome window below encodes:
- a CDS encoding ABC transporter ATP-binding protein has translation MTAPLLKVRDLNVRIPTPGGVLHAVRGVNFDLLPGEMLGLVGESGSGKSVTLRSLIRLHRPPIRMTGSVEYGGQNLLDVSEAKLRDVRGGQISMIFQEPMSALNPVLTVGEQIGENLREHKGLRGRAAQERAAELLDLTGIPSPRARLADYPHQFSGGMRQRAMIAIALASEPQLLLADEPTTALDVTIQDQILRLLLRLREELHMSVILVTHDLGVVAQTCDRVAVMYGGRLVETAGVNDLFHAPKHAYTLGLLRSLPGAGEHRRPLQPIPGGPPDLRSLPPGCPFAPRCGYVTEECRAGEPPLLEVAPGRFSACIHSDELPALKASLEEVSA, from the coding sequence ATGACCGCGCCACTGTTGAAAGTGCGTGATCTGAATGTCCGCATTCCCACCCCCGGCGGCGTCCTCCATGCGGTGCGCGGCGTCAACTTTGACCTGCTGCCCGGCGAGATGCTGGGGCTGGTGGGCGAATCGGGCAGCGGCAAAAGCGTGACCCTGCGCTCCCTGATCCGCCTGCACCGCCCGCCGATTCGGATGACGGGCAGCGTCGAGTACGGCGGTCAGAACCTGCTGGACGTCTCCGAAGCCAAACTGCGCGACGTGCGCGGCGGTCAGATCAGCATGATCTTTCAGGAGCCGATGTCGGCCCTGAATCCGGTGCTGACGGTGGGCGAGCAGATCGGGGAGAACCTGCGTGAACACAAGGGCTTACGGGGCCGCGCCGCGCAGGAACGGGCCGCCGAGCTGCTGGACCTGACCGGGATTCCCAGCCCCCGCGCCCGCCTCGCCGACTATCCGCATCAGTTTTCCGGCGGGATGCGCCAGCGGGCCATGATCGCCATCGCGCTGGCCTCCGAGCCGCAGTTGCTGCTGGCCGACGAGCCGACGACGGCGCTGGACGTGACCATTCAGGATCAGATCCTGCGGCTGCTGCTGCGGCTGCGCGAGGAACTGCACATGAGCGTCATTCTGGTCACGCACGATCTGGGCGTGGTGGCCCAGACCTGTGACCGGGTGGCCGTGATGTACGGCGGACGGCTGGTGGAGACGGCAGGGGTGAATGACCTGTTCCACGCGCCCAAACACGCCTACACCCTGGGGCTGCTGCGGAGCCTGCCGGGAGCCGGGGAACACCGCCGCCCGCTCCAGCCGATTCCCGGCGGGCCGCCCGACCTGCGCTCGCTGCCGCCCGGCTGCCCGTTTGCGCCGCGCTGCGGGTACGTGACCGAGGAGTGCCGGGCCGGGGAGCCGCCGCTGCTGGAAGTCGCGCCGGGACGCTTCAGCGCCTGCATTCATTCCGATGAGCTGCCCGCGCTGAAAGCCAGCCTTGAGGAGGTGAGCGCGTGA
- a CDS encoding S66 family peptidase encodes MAPHFVRPARLRSDSRLAALSLSSGFVTQVMGRYHAGVRQVADEFGWEIIPAPNALRGEDYLAAHPQARADDLHWALQNPEIDGLLSIIGGDDSVRLLPFLDLDLIRAHPKPFLGFSDSTVTLLAFLRAGVMAYHGPALLTDLAENGGLHPFTVQGLRRALVDPPQSFDLSPAPEWSEHFSDWGDETLQEVRRPFTPGDGWHWLQGDASAQGHLIGGCLEVLDMLNGTPGWPAPEVWHGAVLALETSEDVPAPAQVGYWLRNYAAQGILAHAAGLLLARPRSYTPEMVQDLYRWVRRVLREAGRADLPVVANVDFGHTSPQLTLPLGAQVRLDPLEGRVTVLP; translated from the coding sequence ATGGCCCCCCACTTCGTCCGTCCCGCCCGCCTGCGCTCCGATTCACGCCTGGCTGCACTCAGCCTGTCCAGCGGCTTCGTCACCCAGGTGATGGGCCGTTACCACGCCGGAGTGCGTCAGGTGGCCGATGAGTTCGGCTGGGAGATTATCCCTGCCCCCAACGCCCTGCGCGGCGAGGACTACCTGGCTGCCCACCCGCAGGCCCGCGCAGACGATTTGCACTGGGCGCTGCAAAACCCCGAAATCGACGGTCTGCTGAGCATCATCGGCGGCGATGACAGCGTGCGCCTGCTGCCCTTCCTCGATCTGGACCTCATCCGCGCCCATCCCAAGCCGTTTCTGGGCTTCAGCGACAGCACGGTCACGTTGCTGGCCTTTCTGCGCGCCGGGGTCATGGCCTACCACGGCCCCGCCCTGCTGACCGATCTGGCCGAGAACGGCGGGCTGCACCCCTTCACCGTGCAGGGCCTGCGGCGCGCGCTGGTGGACCCGCCGCAATCCTTTGACCTCTCCCCCGCCCCGGAATGGAGCGAGCATTTCAGCGACTGGGGCGACGAAACCTTGCAGGAGGTGCGCCGCCCCTTCACTCCCGGCGACGGGTGGCACTGGCTTCAGGGCGACGCATCCGCGCAGGGTCACCTGATCGGCGGCTGCCTGGAGGTGCTGGACATGCTCAACGGCACACCGGGCTGGCCGGCTCCGGAGGTGTGGCACGGTGCGGTACTGGCGCTGGAAACCAGCGAGGACGTGCCCGCGCCGGCTCAGGTGGGGTACTGGCTCAGAAACTACGCCGCGCAGGGTATTCTGGCCCATGCTGCCGGCCTGCTGCTGGCGCGTCCGCGAAGCTACACCCCCGAGATGGTGCAGGACCTGTACCGCTGGGTGCGGCGCGTGCTGCGCGAGGCCGGACGCGCGGACTTGCCTGTGGTGGCGAACGTGGACTTCGGCCACACCAGCCCGCAACTGACACTGCCACTGGGGGCGCAGGTCCGGCTTGATCCGCTGGAGGGACGGGTAACGGTCCTGCCCTGA
- a CDS encoding GntR family transcriptional regulator: MNPGATSTVLDTEPFAWPLGIDRSLGVPVGAQLRGQLEYGIACGDIPRGARLPSVRELSQELGVAHMTVAGVYKELLSLGLIVTARGRGTFVADVPQPPPGPDPARLTRLLSDTLAQAENEGFSLRQIGEAMNALIARGARPPQTGVSVLLVGLFADATRGYAADVQAALPAGDRVQAVTLDDLRSGRALEGTHSADVVLALAHRLNETRALLPGREVIPVGFIPSQRTRAALAALDPMIRLAIVATFEEFLPTFLGGVKRFAPHVSAIQATHLHAANLQEVLDACDVAIYATGSETVRTLLPHKPALEYRHIVDPRDVEGLVLPAVEAHRAAQQSALPKSRKELS; encoded by the coding sequence ATGAACCCAGGCGCGACTTCGACGGTGCTGGACACGGAACCCTTCGCCTGGCCGCTGGGGATCGACCGCAGCCTGGGCGTGCCGGTGGGGGCGCAACTGCGCGGTCAACTGGAATACGGCATCGCCTGCGGCGATATTCCACGCGGCGCGCGGCTGCCCAGCGTGCGCGAGCTTTCGCAGGAACTGGGCGTGGCGCACATGACGGTGGCGGGCGTCTACAAGGAACTGCTCTCGCTGGGGCTGATCGTAACGGCCCGCGGGCGCGGCACCTTCGTGGCCGACGTGCCGCAGCCGCCGCCCGGCCCCGATCCGGCGCGGCTGACCCGGCTGCTGTCGGACACGCTGGCGCAGGCCGAGAACGAGGGCTTCAGCCTGCGCCAGATCGGCGAGGCGATGAACGCCCTGATTGCGCGTGGGGCGCGTCCGCCGCAGACCGGCGTGAGCGTGCTGCTGGTGGGCCTGTTTGCCGACGCCACGCGCGGGTACGCGGCGGACGTGCAGGCGGCCCTGCCCGCCGGAGACCGGGTGCAGGCGGTCACGCTGGACGACCTGCGTTCCGGGCGCGCGCTGGAAGGCACGCACAGTGCCGATGTGGTGCTGGCGCTGGCGCACCGCCTGAACGAGACCCGCGCCCTGCTGCCGGGGCGCGAGGTGATCCCGGTGGGGTTCATTCCCTCGCAGCGCACCCGCGCGGCGCTGGCCGCCCTTGATCCGATGATCCGACTGGCGATTGTGGCGACCTTCGAGGAGTTCCTGCCCACCTTTCTGGGCGGCGTCAAACGCTTCGCGCCGCATGTCTCGGCCATCCAGGCCACGCATCTGCACGCAGCCAACCTGCAGGAGGTGCTGGACGCCTGCGATGTGGCGATCTACGCCACCGGCTCTGAAACCGTCCGTACCCTGCTGCCCCACAAACCTGCCCTGGAGTACCGCCACATCGTCGACCCGCGCGACGTGGAAGGGCTGGTGCTGCCCGCCGTGGAGGCCCACCGGGCCGCCCAGCAATCCGCCCTACCCAAATCTAGAAAGGAGCTGTCATGA
- a CDS encoding ABC transporter substrate-binding protein: MNVKRLSRLSLTLAAALTVGQAFAATRGGQLTFGRYADSLFLDPVLNDANLDIWILTNLYDTLLQPTNDGKGVQPGLASSYTTSKDGKSMVLTLRPGLKFADGSALSASDVKWSLDRARNPEAGAWNSSLASINSIAVSGNKVTLNLKRPDPTLPAALATFNAAIMPQKLFTAAPGKNDAEKAKAFAEKPIGSGPFVLSEWKRGSYMVMKRNPYYWKKGDDGKALPYLDSVRFEIIPDDNTRILKLQAGELQIAEFIPLSRVAELKADSRLNMTLFPSTKVNSILMNNRPKLNDGTENPLSDVNVRQALNYAANKDALIQVVTYGTGKPMKSYMSATTPLFDAKQPGFPYDLVKAKALMAASKYKNGFEVTVLATSGNADDLALLTALQQMWGAIGVKLKIEQLDAATKTARYRANDFQMRTAAWTNDINDPSQITTYYAVFDNIESVHTGFKSAEIDKLFAQSQQELNPAKRAAQYQQIQSLYLKAAPIVYLYETPYPVAMSKKVKGFFQIPLGNNLFAGAYLEK, from the coding sequence ATGAACGTGAAGAGACTGTCCCGCCTGTCCCTGACCCTTGCCGCCGCCCTCACCGTGGGGCAGGCCTTCGCCGCCACCCGCGGAGGCCAGCTGACCTTCGGGCGCTACGCCGACTCGCTGTTTCTGGACCCGGTGCTGAACGACGCCAACCTGGACATCTGGATCCTGACCAACCTGTACGACACCCTGCTCCAGCCCACCAACGACGGCAAGGGTGTGCAGCCGGGGCTGGCCAGCAGCTACACCACCTCGAAAGACGGCAAGAGCATGGTGCTGACCCTGCGTCCGGGCCTGAAGTTCGCCGACGGCAGTGCCCTGAGCGCCAGCGACGTGAAATGGTCCCTGGACCGCGCCCGCAACCCCGAGGCCGGGGCGTGGAACAGCTCGCTGGCCAGCATCAATTCCATCGCCGTCAGCGGCAACAAGGTCACGCTGAATCTCAAGCGGCCCGATCCCACGCTGCCCGCCGCGCTGGCCACCTTTAACGCCGCGATCATGCCGCAAAAGCTGTTTACCGCCGCTCCCGGCAAGAACGACGCCGAGAAGGCCAAGGCCTTTGCCGAGAAGCCCATCGGCTCCGGCCCCTTCGTCCTGAGCGAATGGAAGCGCGGCTCGTACATGGTCATGAAGCGCAACCCGTACTACTGGAAAAAGGGCGACGACGGCAAGGCGCTGCCCTACCTAGACAGCGTGCGCTTCGAGATCATCCCCGACGACAACACCCGCATCCTGAAGTTGCAGGCCGGGGAACTCCAGATCGCCGAGTTCATCCCGCTGAGCCGCGTGGCCGAGCTGAAGGCCGATTCCAGGCTCAACATGACGCTGTTTCCGTCCACCAAGGTCAACAGCATCCTGATGAACAACCGCCCCAAGCTCAACGACGGCACCGAGAACCCGCTGAGCGATGTGAACGTGCGTCAGGCGCTGAACTACGCCGCCAACAAGGACGCGCTGATTCAGGTGGTGACCTACGGCACCGGCAAGCCCATGAAGTCGTACATGTCGGCCACCACGCCGCTGTTCGACGCCAAGCAGCCCGGCTTCCCCTACGATCTGGTCAAGGCCAAGGCGCTGATGGCCGCCAGCAAGTACAAGAACGGCTTTGAGGTGACGGTGCTGGCCACCAGCGGCAACGCCGACGATCTGGCCCTGCTCACCGCCCTCCAGCAGATGTGGGGCGCGATTGGCGTCAAGCTCAAGATCGAGCAGCTCGACGCCGCCACCAAGACGGCCCGCTACCGCGCCAACGATTTCCAGATGCGGACGGCGGCCTGGACCAACGACATCAACGATCCCAGTCAGATCACCACCTATTACGCGGTGTTCGACAACATCGAGTCGGTCCACACCGGCTTTAAGAGCGCCGAGATCGACAAGCTGTTTGCCCAGAGCCAGCAGGAGCTGAACCCGGCCAAACGCGCCGCCCAGTACCAGCAGATCCAGAGCCTCTACCTCAAGGCCGCGCCCATCGTGTACCTGTACGAGACGCCGTACCCGGTGGCGATGTCGAAAAAGGTCAAGGGCTTCTTCCAGATTCCTCTAGGGAACAACCTGTTTGCCGGGGCTTACCTCGAGAAATAG
- a CDS encoding ABC transporter permease, whose protein sequence is MHASYVIRRLLQIIPTFLAVMLVVFLLVRLLPGDPASAILGDRATAEIVERTNRELGLDRPLPVQFGVFVRNLLQGDLGDSISLKIPVLRLIGERLPTTLFLTAYAAVLGVLMAVPLAVVAAVRRNTWVDGVIRAVFQVGLSLPVFYVALQLLSLLGARLGWFPIGGYGEGFGEHLYHLFLPALTLGLNLAAILVRTLRNSIIEVLTAEYVDFARAKGLRSRVIMTRHVLRNALIATITLLGLNIGALIGGAVITETVFAIPGVGRLMVDAIFGRDYPVIQGLTLTFALIVSLVFLITDLIHARLDPRAELS, encoded by the coding sequence ATGCACGCGAGTTACGTGATCCGGCGCCTGCTCCAGATCATTCCCACCTTTCTGGCCGTGATGCTGGTGGTCTTTTTGCTGGTGCGCCTGCTGCCCGGCGATCCGGCCAGCGCCATTCTGGGTGACCGGGCCACCGCCGAGATCGTGGAGCGCACCAACCGCGAACTGGGCCTGGACCGGCCTCTGCCTGTGCAGTTCGGGGTCTTCGTCCGCAACCTGTTGCAGGGCGATCTGGGCGACAGCATCAGCCTCAAGATTCCGGTGCTGCGACTGATCGGCGAGCGACTGCCCACCACGCTGTTCCTGACTGCCTACGCCGCCGTGCTGGGCGTGCTGATGGCCGTGCCACTGGCGGTGGTGGCCGCCGTGCGCCGCAACACCTGGGTGGACGGCGTGATCCGCGCCGTCTTTCAGGTGGGCCTGTCGCTGCCGGTGTTCTACGTGGCCCTGCAACTGCTGAGCCTGCTGGGCGCGCGGCTGGGCTGGTTTCCCATCGGCGGCTACGGCGAGGGCTTCGGCGAACACCTGTACCACCTCTTTTTGCCCGCGCTGACGCTGGGGCTGAACTTGGCGGCGATCCTGGTCCGCACCCTCAGAAACAGCATCATCGAGGTCCTGACCGCCGAGTACGTGGATTTCGCACGCGCCAAGGGTCTGCGCAGCCGCGTGATCATGACCCGGCACGTGCTGCGCAACGCATTGATCGCCACCATCACGCTGCTGGGCCTGAACATCGGCGCGTTGATCGGCGGGGCCGTGATCACCGAGACCGTCTTCGCCATTCCCGGCGTGGGCCGCCTGATGGTGGACGCCATCTTCGGGCGCGACTACCCGGTGATTCAGGGCCTGACCCTGACCTTTGCCCTGATCGTGTCGCTGGTCTTCCTGATCACTGACCTGATTCACGCCCGCCTCGATCCCCGCGCGGAGCTGTCGTGA
- a CDS encoding ABC transporter permease, with the protein MTTMHSPALEVAARPRRRWPKPTLLIGLALLLLLLAAALFPRALAPFSPTDFDYEALLKGPSAKHPFGTDNFGRDVLSRVIYATRVDLQIAVFTTLFPFLFGTLLGALTGYLGRWSDAVVGRIADLVVVFPFLVLVIAIVAVLGPGLTNMYIAVSAVGWVSYWRLTRGEVMNQKKAEYAQAGRVLGYSPGRILLRHLLPNAVTPAIVYLMTDMSLGILLGASLGYLGLGAQPPTAEWGVMVADGKNFMATAWWISTFPGLALTLAGVTFSLIGDGLADALRPRA; encoded by the coding sequence ATGACCACCATGCATTCGCCCGCGCTGGAGGTGGCGGCCCGCCCGCGCCGCCGCTGGCCCAAGCCCACGCTGCTGATCGGGCTGGCGCTGTTGCTGCTGCTGCTCGCGGCGGCCCTGTTTCCGCGCGCCCTGGCCCCCTTCAGCCCCACGGATTTCGACTACGAGGCGCTGCTCAAGGGGCCGAGCGCCAAACACCCCTTCGGCACCGACAACTTCGGGCGCGACGTGCTGAGCCGCGTGATCTACGCCACCCGCGTCGACCTTCAGATCGCCGTGTTCACTACCCTCTTTCCCTTTCTCTTCGGCACGCTGCTGGGCGCGCTGACCGGCTACCTGGGCCGCTGGAGCGACGCCGTGGTGGGCCGCATTGCCGATCTGGTGGTGGTGTTTCCCTTCCTAGTGCTGGTCATCGCCATCGTGGCGGTGCTGGGGCCGGGCCTGACCAACATGTACATCGCGGTCAGCGCGGTGGGCTGGGTCAGCTACTGGCGGCTGACACGCGGCGAGGTCATGAACCAGAAGAAGGCCGAGTACGCGCAGGCCGGGCGGGTGCTGGGCTACAGCCCGGGCCGCATTCTGCTGCGCCACCTGCTGCCCAACGCCGTCACGCCCGCCATCGTGTACCTGATGACCGACATGAGCCTGGGCATCCTGCTGGGCGCGTCGCTGGGCTACCTGGGCCTGGGCGCGCAGCCGCCGACCGCCGAATGGGGCGTGATGGTGGCCGACGGCAAGAATTTCATGGCGACGGCGTGGTGGATCAGCACCTTTCCGGGGCTGGCCCTGACGCTGGCGGGCGTGACCTTCAGCCTGATCGGCGACGGCCTGGCCGACGCCCTGAGGCCCCGCGCATGA
- a CDS encoding ABC transporter ATP-binding protein, with product MTVPLSKSTPPLMEIHNLTKTFPVAQSLLSRWRGQPRKAVQALTDVELTVRRGETLGIVGESGCGKSTLARTLVRLYDADRGSVRYGELDVLALRGADLRQYNRRVQMIFQDPYSSLNPRMTVEAVLREALSVHKMRPATEQPARVRELLQLVGLPPEAAGRLPHEFSGGQRQRIGIARALALEPECLIADELVSALDVSVQAQVVNLLLELQERLNLTVLFVAHDLRLVRHISHRVAVMYLGRVVEVSETQTIFATPRHPYTQALLAAAPTLDPSRRTAAPAITGELPSPLNVPSGCAFRTRCPHAFDRCATERPALLKLADGPEVACHLYDSDGSPPAASLKVAT from the coding sequence GTGACCGTTCCTCTTTCCAAGTCCACGCCACCCCTGATGGAGATTCATAACCTCACCAAGACGTTCCCGGTGGCCCAGAGCCTGCTGTCGCGCTGGCGGGGACAGCCGCGAAAAGCGGTGCAAGCCTTGACCGACGTGGAGTTGACCGTGCGGCGCGGCGAGACGCTGGGCATCGTGGGCGAGAGCGGCTGCGGCAAGTCCACCCTGGCGCGGACGCTGGTGCGGCTGTACGACGCGGACCGGGGCAGCGTCCGTTACGGCGAGTTGGACGTGCTGGCGCTACGCGGCGCGGACCTGCGTCAGTACAACCGCCGGGTGCAGATGATCTTTCAGGATCCATATTCCAGCCTCAACCCGCGCATGACCGTGGAGGCGGTGCTGCGCGAGGCGCTGAGCGTTCACAAGATGCGTCCTGCGACAGAACAGCCCGCCCGCGTGCGCGAACTGCTTCAGCTGGTGGGCCTGCCGCCCGAGGCCGCCGGACGCCTGCCGCACGAGTTTTCCGGCGGCCAGCGCCAGCGCATCGGCATCGCGCGGGCGCTGGCGCTGGAGCCGGAATGCCTGATTGCCGACGAGCTGGTGTCCGCGCTGGACGTGTCGGTGCAGGCGCAGGTCGTCAACCTGTTGCTGGAGTTGCAGGAACGCCTGAACCTGACCGTGCTGTTCGTGGCCCACGACCTGCGGCTGGTGCGTCACATCTCGCACCGGGTGGCGGTGATGTACCTGGGCCGGGTGGTGGAGGTTTCAGAGACACAAACAATTTTTGCCACGCCGCGCCATCCCTACACCCAGGCGCTGCTGGCCGCCGCGCCCACCCTCGATCCCAGCCGACGCACGGCGGCCCCGGCCATCACCGGCGAGTTGCCCAGTCCGCTGAACGTGCCGAGCGGCTGCGCCTTCCGCACCCGCTGCCCGCACGCCTTTGACCGCTGCGCCACCGAGCGGCCCGCGCTGCTCAAGCTGGCGGATGGCCCGGAGGTGGCCTGCCATCTGTACGATTCCGACGGCTCCCCACCTGCGGCGTCACTTAAGGTGGCGACATGA
- a CDS encoding single-stranded-DNA-specific exonuclease RecJ has product MRQWRVSPPLAQVLHGRGLTPALLDPPLALTPNPALREAARRIVQAVGHKKRIRIHGDYDADGVSATAVLVLGLRALGADVHGFIPHRLNEGYGVHPDKVTEHAENCDLLVTVDCGVSNVNEVAALLALGTEVIVTDHHTPGDNFPAALVVHPSLTDGYDPALHNLTGAGVAYHLLWAIHAELGLDEPRALSALATLGTVADVAPLIGENRALVRAGLEALEGTELPGLRALLDSGRVRRPTARDVAFVIAPRINAAGRLGEADIALELLTTPSRHDAGRLAEYLETRNGERRKLQDEMFAQALQIADPAEPALVVTHPDWHAGVMGIVASKLVETYHKPVFIVAQGKGSVRSTPGISAVEGLRFSEDLLRRYGGHTGAAGFSLDEAQFGAFRERIHTYVRQFPPPVPRVRLDAALPTLGATHELVDGASAFEPFGEGHAPPLWHVRDLLSDTRLVGKRGDSLQFRVGALRGIKYGEHDAAPGERDLATGLVLSEWRGQTRLEYHAQALRVPAGVALDLSVPDGLDLPRLNPRDAMQRLSAGASAYATPAVAAYLRDNVPGLRLIGAGEPWTGGELILYALPEEDDLRRWLRTGGAVAFALGPKTLSELEGALTRHHLSAPPMNPLDAATGDEAHMTRAADAYRRWQWAHHHRTLDDAGWTASVYAMLGLAVPKVAVPELALGD; this is encoded by the coding sequence CGATTACGACGCCGACGGCGTCAGCGCCACCGCCGTGCTGGTGCTGGGGCTGCGGGCGCTGGGTGCGGACGTGCACGGCTTCATCCCCCACCGCCTGAACGAGGGGTACGGCGTTCACCCGGACAAGGTCACCGAACACGCCGAGAACTGCGACCTGCTGGTCACGGTGGACTGCGGGGTCAGCAACGTGAACGAGGTGGCCGCGCTGCTCGCGCTGGGCACCGAGGTCATCGTCACCGATCATCACACGCCGGGGGACAATTTCCCAGCGGCGCTGGTGGTGCATCCCAGTCTGACCGACGGGTATGATCCGGCGCTGCACAACTTGACCGGCGCGGGGGTGGCCTATCACCTGCTGTGGGCCATCCACGCCGAACTGGGTCTGGACGAGCCCAGAGCGCTGAGTGCCCTGGCCACGCTGGGAACGGTGGCGGACGTGGCCCCGCTGATCGGCGAGAACCGCGCCCTGGTGCGCGCCGGGCTGGAGGCGCTGGAAGGCACCGAGCTGCCCGGCCTGCGCGCGCTGTTGGATTCGGGGCGGGTGCGGCGCCCCACGGCGCGGGACGTGGCCTTCGTCATCGCGCCGCGCATCAACGCCGCCGGGCGGCTGGGCGAGGCCGACATCGCGCTGGAGCTGCTGACCACGCCCAGCCGTCACGACGCCGGGCGGCTGGCCGAGTATCTGGAAACCCGCAACGGCGAGCGGCGCAAATTGCAGGACGAGATGTTCGCCCAGGCGCTTCAGATCGCCGACCCCGCTGAACCTGCGCTGGTGGTCACGCACCCCGACTGGCACGCGGGCGTGATGGGCATCGTGGCCAGCAAGCTGGTGGAGACTTACCACAAGCCGGTGTTTATCGTGGCTCAGGGCAAGGGATCGGTGCGCAGCACACCGGGGATCAGCGCGGTGGAGGGGCTGCGCTTCAGCGAGGACCTGCTCAGGCGGTATGGGGGCCACACCGGGGCCGCCGGGTTTTCACTGGACGAGGCGCAGTTCGGGGCCTTCCGCGAGCGCATCCACACCTACGTGCGGCAGTTTCCGCCGCCCGTGCCACGCGTGCGGCTGGACGCGGCGCTGCCCACGCTGGGGGCCACCCACGAACTGGTGGACGGAGCCAGCGCTTTCGAGCCGTTCGGCGAGGGCCACGCGCCCCCGCTGTGGCATGTCCGGGACCTGCTCAGCGACACCCGGCTGGTGGGCAAGCGCGGCGACAGCCTGCAGTTCCGGGTGGGCGCGCTGCGAGGCATCAAGTACGGCGAACACGACGCCGCGCCGGGGGAACGCGACCTGGCAACGGGGCTGGTCCTCAGCGAGTGGCGCGGGCAGACCCGGCTGGAATATCACGCCCAGGCCCTGCGGGTGCCTGCCGGAGTGGCGCTGGACCTGAGTGTTCCTGACGGACTGGACCTGCCCCGACTGAATCCCAGAGACGCCATGCAGCGCCTGAGCGCCGGGGCCAGCGCCTACGCCACCCCGGCGGTGGCCGCGTACCTGCGCGACAACGTGCCGGGGCTGCGGCTGATCGGGGCGGGGGAGCCCTGGACCGGCGGCGAGCTGATCCTGTACGCCCTGCCGGAAGAGGATGACCTGCGGCGCTGGCTGCGGACCGGCGGAGCGGTGGCCTTCGCGCTGGGGCCGAAGACCCTGTCCGAACTGGAGGGCGCGCTGACCCGCCACCACCTGAGCGCCCCGCCGATGAACCCGCTGGACGCTGCCACGGGCGACGAGGCCCACATGACCCGCGCCGCCGACGCCTACCGCCGCTGGCAGTGGGCGCACCATCACCGCACGCTGGACGACGCGGGCTGGACCGCCTCGGTGTACGCCATGCTGGGCCTGGCCGTGCCGAAAGTGGCCGTGCCGGAACTGGCGCTGGGCGACTGA